In Stenotrophomonas sp. ASS1, the following proteins share a genomic window:
- a CDS encoding FAD-dependent monooxygenase yields MLYDVVIAGAGPVGLFLSCELALAGCSVLVLEQARSAGSPLKRLPFGLRGLNAPTLEALDRRGLLDAVAATQVLKPDKGAPPPGTAHWLAQPRALGGHFAGIPFALDDVDQTRWSWRLPTPVGTQMAVELQALEAVFAERATALGVRIERGRAVQAVDAHEAQVAVHTGSGRVHGRWLVGCDGARSTVRKQSGFLFAGTGPEFTGYTLLVELADGCVLTPGRQFTDHGMCNFNPPGMLALADFDGGAGHRTPLDRHTAQALLRRVSGRGATITALHLATTWTDAARQATAYRSGRVLLAGDAAHMHSPLGGQGLNLGIGDAMNLGWKLAAVARGKADEALLDSYHAERHPVGAKVLDWSRAQVALMRPGPGSRALAAIMADLAGTRDGATYLAERIWGVSQQLDLDGDHPLVGRSAPDFRLVDGRRLGELLRAGQGALLVFDPASSPPQHGRRWQPSIACAADTGDAASGLGALLVRPDGIVAWACGTRGDMSGLDSALASWTGPTR; encoded by the coding sequence ATGCTGTACGACGTCGTCATTGCCGGTGCTGGCCCGGTGGGCCTGTTCCTGTCCTGTGAACTGGCCCTGGCCGGGTGTTCAGTGCTGGTGCTGGAACAGGCCAGGTCCGCCGGTTCGCCGTTGAAGCGCTTGCCATTCGGGCTCCGCGGCTTGAACGCCCCTACGCTGGAGGCATTGGATCGGCGCGGCCTGTTGGACGCGGTCGCCGCGACGCAGGTGCTCAAGCCCGACAAGGGCGCGCCGCCGCCCGGCACCGCCCATTGGCTGGCGCAGCCGCGTGCGCTGGGTGGGCACTTCGCGGGTATTCCATTTGCACTGGACGATGTGGACCAGACGCGCTGGAGCTGGCGCCTGCCGACACCGGTGGGCACCCAGATGGCGGTGGAGCTGCAGGCCCTGGAAGCGGTGTTTGCCGAACGTGCGACTGCGCTGGGCGTGCGCATCGAACGCGGGCGTGCGGTACAGGCGGTGGATGCGCACGAGGCGCAGGTTGCCGTGCACACCGGCTCCGGCAGGGTCCACGGCCGCTGGCTGGTCGGTTGTGATGGGGCCCGCAGCACGGTACGCAAACAATCGGGCTTCCTCTTCGCTGGAACCGGGCCAGAGTTCACCGGTTACACGCTGCTGGTCGAACTGGCAGATGGGTGTGTACTCACACCAGGCCGACAGTTCACCGATCACGGGATGTGCAATTTCAACCCGCCAGGCATGCTGGCGCTGGCCGATTTCGATGGTGGCGCCGGCCATCGCACGCCACTGGACCGGCACACCGCGCAAGCGTTGCTGCGGCGGGTGTCTGGCCGCGGGGCAACGATCACTGCATTGCACCTGGCCACGACATGGACCGATGCTGCGCGCCAGGCGACGGCCTATCGCAGCGGACGTGTGCTGTTGGCAGGTGATGCCGCGCACATGCATTCGCCGTTGGGCGGCCAGGGACTGAACCTCGGCATCGGCGATGCGATGAACCTCGGTTGGAAGCTGGCCGCCGTAGCGCGGGGCAAGGCCGATGAGGCGCTGCTGGACAGCTATCACGCGGAACGCCATCCGGTGGGTGCCAAGGTGCTGGACTGGTCGCGCGCGCAGGTTGCGCTGATGCGACCCGGGCCCGGTTCGCGCGCGCTGGCAGCGATCATGGCCGACCTGGCCGGCACCCGCGATGGGGCCACGTATCTGGCCGAGCGGATCTGGGGTGTTTCGCAGCAGCTGGATCTTGACGGAGACCACCCGCTGGTCGGCAGGAGCGCGCCGGACTTCCGGTTGGTCGATGGCCGCCGTCTGGGCGAACTGCTGAGAGCGGGGCAGGGGGCGCTGCTTGTTTTCGACCCGGCCTCTTCGCCGCCGCAGCATGGCCGACGCTGGCAACCTTCCATCGCCTGCGCCGCAGATACCGGGGATGCGGCGTCGGGCCTGGGGGCGTTGCTGGTGCGCCCGGATGGCATCGTTGCCTGGGCCTGTGGCACACGCGGGGATATGTCCGGCCTCGATTCAGCGCTTGCTTCCTGGACCGGTCCGACCCGGTGA
- a CDS encoding TetR/AcrR family transcriptional regulator produces the protein MTPPPGRREQRKAETRQAISDVATELIIRRGFEAVSMSEIAEAAGVSRKTVFNYFASKEDLVFDRDEEARMLLREGMMARSGMTPLAAFQSLVRELLEAGHPLLRINAGAAAFWGTVAESPVLVAHARRLQAQLTDDLARLMADAAGRPEHDAEARLGAAMLLASMVAAYEKGLASQLQGEDPREAMLQLIVRGATGVLVALAGTPYTDPGARP, from the coding sequence ATGACCCCGCCTCCAGGTCGTCGCGAACAACGCAAGGCCGAGACCCGACAAGCGATTTCGGACGTCGCCACCGAGCTGATCATCCGGCGTGGCTTCGAGGCCGTCTCCATGTCCGAAATCGCCGAAGCCGCGGGCGTCTCACGCAAGACGGTCTTCAACTACTTCGCCAGCAAGGAAGACCTGGTGTTCGATCGCGATGAGGAGGCGCGCATGCTGCTGCGCGAGGGCATGATGGCGCGCAGCGGCATGACCCCGCTGGCGGCCTTCCAGTCACTGGTGCGCGAATTGCTGGAGGCTGGCCATCCGCTGCTGCGCATCAATGCCGGCGCTGCCGCCTTCTGGGGCACCGTGGCGGAGAGCCCGGTACTGGTCGCGCACGCGCGACGGCTCCAGGCGCAGTTGACTGACGACCTGGCGCGATTGATGGCCGACGCTGCCGGCCGGCCAGAACATGACGCCGAAGCGCGATTGGGCGCGGCCATGCTGCTGGCGTCGATGGTGGCGGCCTATGAGAAGGGATTGGCAAGCCAACTGCAGGGCGAGGACCCGCGTGAGGCCATGCTGCAGCTGATCGTGCGCGGCGCCACCGGGGTACTGGTGGCCTTGGCGGGCACCCCGTATACGGACCCCGGCGCGCGTCCATAA
- a CDS encoding TonB-dependent receptor, whose translation MPFPMPLKRALCLALTLPLATLAHAVEPSTAAPKDLDKVEVRGRAQTLYRVDDAAVGTRTDTPLELVPQSIQVIPRELIDDQAARQVTDLYRSISGISYFSYAGVTLRGFRQENVLYDGLRGDPYAGFSVPQLFNIERVEVLKGPAGALYGGGDAGGVINYVTRKPKASAGRNIEIQLGDKNFRAGSFEGTGPLNASGSVRYRAGLYADSEKGVRWNTDSESVIGDASLAFDIGQTGELVLQFTDITQNLGGNRLRGVPVNDAGTFLTDRRWNHNEASDFLDMRAKVALAQYRFAPRDNLDVDFAARWFSNNEHQMYHEPMGLIDRDRDGVAEWMTRQLRNQIRDNEAFTANGNAVWRVTTGAVEHKVLFGADVYQLDADFTAQTANSADLARGAGPVRGIDLFNPVYGASTWHDYNLAALPWRSTSTRSTRYGGYLQDELALGTRWHVLAGLRWDGFKDDDRIAGSSVDGNDLSWRLGSTFTVREGLNVYANVASGFVPQSAANQNPAAGGPFDAERSKQWEVGMKSLLADRVTLNMAAYRIDRSNIVQATGEVIGGVNQLAALGLVRSTGMELDLLADLSERWVLNLTYAYNDARVKDAGPNGITNASGDRFANAPRNKLGLWTRYDLPAINSAIGFGADHVGERVSLDGQTVKAYTVFDMSWKTTWKQWQFQANVKNLFDKVYAASGFIARNGHFPGEPRRVYVQAAYSF comes from the coding sequence ATGCCTTTTCCAATGCCCCTGAAACGCGCCTTGTGCCTGGCACTGACCCTGCCCCTGGCAACCCTTGCCCATGCTGTCGAGCCCTCCACTGCCGCGCCAAAGGACCTGGACAAGGTCGAAGTTCGCGGACGTGCACAGACCCTGTACCGGGTGGACGATGCTGCGGTCGGCACCCGCACGGATACACCGCTGGAGCTGGTCCCACAATCGATCCAGGTCATCCCGCGTGAACTGATCGACGATCAGGCCGCGCGTCAGGTGACCGACCTCTATCGCAGCATCAGCGGCATCAGCTACTTCAGCTATGCCGGGGTGACCCTGCGCGGCTTCCGCCAGGAGAACGTGCTGTATGACGGCCTGCGCGGCGACCCATATGCAGGTTTCTCGGTCCCGCAGTTGTTCAACATCGAGCGCGTGGAAGTGCTGAAGGGACCGGCAGGTGCGCTGTATGGCGGTGGTGATGCAGGCGGCGTCATCAACTATGTAACCCGCAAACCGAAAGCCAGTGCCGGACGCAACATCGAGATCCAGCTGGGCGACAAGAACTTTCGTGCCGGATCGTTCGAGGGTACCGGGCCGTTGAATGCCTCCGGCAGCGTGCGCTATCGCGCCGGGCTGTATGCCGACAGTGAAAAGGGCGTGCGCTGGAACACCGACAGCGAAAGCGTGATCGGCGACGCCTCGCTGGCCTTCGACATCGGCCAGACCGGCGAGCTGGTGCTGCAGTTCACCGACATCACCCAGAACCTCGGCGGCAACCGCCTGCGCGGCGTGCCGGTGAATGATGCGGGCACCTTCCTGACCGATCGCCGCTGGAACCACAACGAGGCCAGCGACTTCCTCGACATGCGCGCCAAAGTGGCGCTGGCGCAGTACCGCTTCGCACCACGCGACAATCTGGATGTGGACTTCGCCGCTCGCTGGTTCAGCAACAACGAGCACCAGATGTACCACGAGCCGATGGGCCTGATCGATCGTGACCGCGATGGCGTGGCCGAGTGGATGACCCGCCAGCTGCGCAACCAGATCCGCGACAACGAAGCATTCACTGCCAACGGCAATGCCGTCTGGCGGGTGACGACCGGCGCGGTTGAGCACAAGGTGTTGTTCGGTGCCGATGTGTACCAGCTGGATGCGGATTTCACTGCACAGACCGCCAACAGCGCCGACCTTGCCCGTGGTGCGGGGCCGGTGCGCGGCATCGACCTGTTCAATCCCGTGTACGGCGCCAGTACCTGGCACGACTACAACCTGGCGGCCCTGCCCTGGCGCAGCACGTCCACCCGCAGCACGCGCTATGGCGGCTACCTGCAGGACGAACTGGCACTGGGCACACGCTGGCATGTGCTGGCCGGGTTGCGCTGGGATGGCTTCAAGGACGACGACCGCATTGCCGGCAGCAGCGTGGACGGCAACGACCTCAGCTGGCGGCTGGGCAGCACGTTCACCGTGCGCGAGGGCCTGAATGTCTACGCCAACGTGGCCAGCGGCTTCGTACCGCAGAGTGCTGCCAACCAGAACCCCGCCGCTGGCGGGCCGTTCGATGCCGAGCGCAGCAAGCAGTGGGAAGTGGGCATGAAGTCCCTGCTGGCCGACCGTGTGACCTTGAACATGGCCGCCTACCGGATCGACCGCAGCAATATCGTGCAGGCCACCGGCGAAGTGATCGGTGGCGTGAACCAGTTGGCCGCGCTGGGCCTGGTGCGCAGTACCGGCATGGAGCTGGATCTGCTGGCCGACCTCAGCGAGCGCTGGGTGCTGAATCTGACCTACGCCTACAACGATGCGCGGGTGAAGGATGCAGGCCCGAATGGCATCACCAACGCTTCCGGCGACCGATTCGCCAATGCGCCGCGCAACAAGCTGGGGCTGTGGACGCGTTATGACCTTCCGGCGATCAACTCCGCCATCGGCTTTGGTGCTGACCATGTGGGTGAGCGCGTCAGTCTGGACGGGCAGACGGTCAAGGCTTACACCGTGTTCGACATGAGCTGGAAGACCACATGGAAGCAGTGGCAGTTCCAGGCCAACGTCAAGAACCTGTTCGACAAGGTATATGCAGCCAGCGGTTTCATCGCGCGCAACGGGCATTTCCCGGGTGAGCCGCGGCGGGTGTACGTGCAGGCCGCTTACAGCTTCTGA
- a CDS encoding response regulator transcription factor: MHILLIEDEAELAATLKSALQRERYVVDLANTLALAREAALCGSHDLVLLDRTLPDGDGLGLISLLRERNPGVPIIVLSALGQLPDRIAGLDEGADDYLTKPFALEELFARIRAAGRRPSGMQVELVSIGRLVFDPASGEASVGGQRLELPRREIRVLTALARRLGRTVLRESIEMAVYGFDDGIHSNTLDSHVSRLRRKLADADAGVEIHAIRGVGYLMREAK, translated from the coding sequence ATGCACATCCTGCTGATCGAAGACGAAGCCGAACTGGCCGCCACCCTGAAATCCGCCCTGCAGCGCGAGCGCTACGTGGTGGACCTGGCCAACACGCTGGCACTGGCCCGCGAAGCGGCCCTGTGCGGTTCGCACGATCTGGTGCTGCTGGACCGCACCCTGCCCGACGGTGACGGGCTGGGATTGATTTCCCTGCTGCGTGAGCGCAACCCCGGGGTGCCGATCATCGTGCTGAGCGCGCTGGGGCAGCTACCGGACCGCATCGCCGGCCTGGATGAGGGCGCGGACGACTATCTGACCAAGCCCTTCGCGCTTGAGGAACTGTTCGCCCGCATCCGCGCTGCAGGGCGCCGGCCGAGCGGCATGCAGGTGGAACTGGTCAGCATCGGCCGGTTGGTGTTCGACCCGGCATCGGGTGAAGCCAGTGTGGGCGGGCAACGGCTTGAGCTGCCGCGCCGCGAGATCCGTGTGCTGACCGCGTTGGCCCGGCGGCTGGGGCGCACCGTGCTGCGCGAGTCGATTGAGATGGCAGTGTATGGATTCGATGACGGCATCCATTCCAATACGCTCGACTCTCACGTCTCGCGCCTTCGCCGCAAGCTGGCCGATGCCGATGCAGGAGTAGAGATACACGCCATCCGCGGCGTCGGCTATCTGATGCGGGAAGCCAAGTAA
- a CDS encoding HAMP domain-containing sensor histidine kinase: protein MARRPSLKRPLIVKTLIYQLLALLVAFFALLMVLIRADSGGYYTIQTFAPVAADAVHRDRNGDLYVQNTPELAELLKVVPGAWFIAEDEHGHHVTFGPVPPAYASLVGALDGIPFGDLRGRDRSDGLAVVVRQHSGPAGKLTIMAHGETDTLTWQMALAAHIITLPIFLLLGLATIVLTPIIVRRALAGVERIAQEARNISASRRGVRLTETAVPVEIAPLVTAVNEALERLDEGHERQRRFIAAAAHELRTPIAILRVKVDAADDATSRNLAVEVARLATLAEQLLDLHRMDEDGPKETINLARVAKRVAADLAPLLIQSDKTVAVAVESHFPVFGETGAVERVISNLVLNAAEHGGRQIIVRVQGSCLEVEDDGPGIPVDQRERVFEPFQRLRPRQTGAGLGLNLVRQVIDRHGGHVTILDAPGGGALIRVEFPLHPGVTSAPPLEH, encoded by the coding sequence ATGGCGCGTCGTCCCTCGCTGAAGCGCCCGTTGATCGTCAAGACGCTGATCTATCAGCTGCTGGCGTTGCTGGTGGCGTTCTTCGCGCTGCTGATGGTGCTGATACGTGCCGACAGCGGTGGCTACTACACCATCCAGACCTTCGCGCCGGTGGCGGCCGACGCGGTGCACCGCGACCGCAATGGCGACCTCTACGTGCAGAACACGCCGGAACTGGCCGAACTGCTGAAGGTTGTTCCCGGTGCATGGTTCATCGCCGAGGATGAGCACGGCCACCACGTTACGTTCGGGCCTGTGCCGCCGGCCTATGCCTCGCTGGTTGGCGCACTGGATGGCATCCCCTTTGGCGACCTGCGCGGGCGCGACCGCAGCGATGGCCTGGCCGTCGTGGTCCGCCAGCACAGCGGGCCGGCCGGCAAGCTGACCATCATGGCCCACGGCGAAACCGATACGCTGACCTGGCAGATGGCGTTGGCGGCACACATCATCACCCTGCCGATCTTCCTGCTGCTGGGCCTGGCCACCATCGTCCTGACACCGATCATCGTGAGACGAGCTCTGGCCGGGGTGGAGCGCATCGCCCAGGAAGCCCGCAACATCTCCGCCAGTCGGCGCGGTGTCCGCCTGACAGAAACCGCGGTGCCGGTGGAGATCGCTCCGTTGGTGACGGCGGTGAATGAAGCACTGGAGCGGCTGGACGAGGGGCACGAGCGGCAACGCCGCTTCATCGCCGCCGCCGCGCATGAGCTGCGCACCCCCATTGCGATTCTGAGGGTGAAGGTCGATGCGGCCGACGACGCCACCTCGCGCAACCTGGCCGTGGAAGTGGCACGGTTGGCGACGCTGGCAGAGCAGTTGCTGGATCTGCACCGCATGGACGAAGACGGGCCGAAGGAAACCATCAACCTGGCGCGGGTGGCCAAACGGGTGGCCGCCGATCTGGCGCCGCTGTTGATCCAGTCGGACAAGACCGTAGCCGTGGCGGTGGAATCGCACTTCCCGGTGTTCGGCGAGACCGGCGCAGTGGAGCGGGTAATCTCCAACCTGGTGCTGAATGCTGCCGAACATGGCGGACGCCAGATCATCGTGCGCGTTCAGGGCAGCTGCCTGGAGGTCGAGGACGACGGCCCCGGCATACCGGTCGACCAGCGCGAACGGGTTTTCGAACCCTTCCAGCGGCTGCGGCCACGGCAGACAGGCGCAGGACTGGGGTTGAACCTGGTGCGCCAGGTGATCGACCGCCACGGCGGCCACGTCACGATTCTGGATGCGCCTGGCGGTGGTGCATTGATCCGTGTTGAGTTTCCACTGCACCCGGGCGTGACCAGCGCGCCACCGCTGGAGCACTGA
- a CDS encoding efflux RND transporter periplasmic adaptor subunit: MSAAPRKRRRALMIAAALLCSALILFAWLRPAPPPQLQVAPVVRGNIEQVVEATGTLKPSRLVSVGAQVSGRIDTLHVKLGDKVKAGDPIADIDSRTQRNALLSAQAAQRTARANRDALATDLRQFELTLHRQQQLAAVQLVARADFDAAQAKVDATREQIAALDGEVARRQTDVDVAQTNLEYTRITAPTDGTVLAVVARQGQTVNAVQSAPTIVMLGNQDVMTVYAEISEADVVHTAVGQEAFFTILGDAGRRYSSRLRDIAPAPESITNEDSSSLAAPAVSGGSRTAMYYNGQFDVDNADGRLRSYMTAQVRIVLGRANDVLTIPSAALGARTADGSYSVQVRGADGRASTRRITTGLDDQIQVEVRDGLKEGEQVVLAQANVEATSAPAQPE, from the coding sequence ATGAGCGCCGCACCACGCAAGCGCCGCCGCGCGCTCATGATTGCTGCCGCCCTGCTGTGCAGCGCGCTGATTCTGTTTGCATGGTTGCGGCCCGCACCACCTCCGCAACTGCAGGTTGCGCCGGTCGTTCGCGGCAACATCGAACAGGTGGTGGAAGCCACTGGCACGCTGAAGCCCTCGCGGCTGGTCAGCGTGGGTGCGCAGGTCTCCGGCCGCATCGACACCCTGCATGTGAAACTGGGCGACAAAGTGAAAGCCGGCGATCCCATCGCCGATATCGATTCGCGTACTCAGCGCAATGCATTGCTGAGCGCGCAGGCCGCACAGCGCACCGCGCGCGCCAACCGCGATGCACTGGCCACCGACCTGCGCCAGTTCGAGTTGACACTGCATCGGCAGCAGCAACTGGCTGCCGTGCAACTGGTGGCCCGCGCCGACTTCGATGCAGCCCAGGCCAAGGTCGACGCCACCCGTGAACAGATCGCCGCGTTGGACGGTGAAGTTGCGCGCCGACAGACCGACGTCGATGTCGCGCAGACCAATCTCGAGTACACCCGCATCACCGCCCCCACCGACGGCACCGTACTGGCCGTGGTCGCGCGCCAGGGGCAGACCGTGAATGCGGTGCAGAGCGCACCGACCATCGTGATGCTGGGCAATCAGGACGTGATGACGGTATACGCCGAGATCTCCGAGGCTGACGTCGTACACACCGCTGTTGGGCAGGAGGCGTTCTTCACCATTCTTGGTGATGCCGGTCGCCGCTACAGCAGCAGGCTTCGGGATATAGCGCCAGCACCGGAATCGATCACCAACGAAGACAGTTCCAGCCTCGCCGCACCGGCGGTGTCGGGTGGCAGCCGCACGGCCATGTACTACAACGGCCAGTTCGACGTGGACAACGCCGATGGCCGCCTGCGCAGCTACATGACCGCGCAGGTTCGCATCGTGCTGGGCCGCGCCAACGACGTACTGACCATTCCCTCGGCCGCATTGGGGGCGCGCACCGCCGATGGCAGCTACAGCGTGCAGGTCCGTGGTGCCGACGGCCGCGCCAGCACGCGGCGCATCACCACCGGGCTGGATGACCAGATCCAGGTGGAAGTACGCGACGGGCTGAAGGAAGGCGAACAGGTCGTGCTGGCGCAGGCCAACGTCGAAGCCACCAGCGCACCCGCGCAACCCGAATGA